One genomic region from Leifsonia poae encodes:
- a CDS encoding sensor histidine kinase: MDSTWLVLLSLALGLLVGAGFVWLLHIAARRGDHAVQVVSPTVPDGVDQVLDALESAGVVIDPSNNVIKASPGAHAIGLVWNGALVHPHLVELVDRVRRTGDPVTEDCELARGPFGDASIYLSVRVARLGSRYILLLAEDRTESFRLETVRRDFVANISHELKTPIGAVGLLAEALDGASDDPDQVRRFAHRLTEEAQRLARITQDIIELSRLQAADALSHPERISANKVVTAALDQNRVAAESRHIELAMRGDKSAEVIGDESLLVTAVHNLVSNAIQYSPDDSRVGIGVRLIDGVVEIAITDQGEGIPEDDLDRVFERFFRVDQARSRHTGGTGLGLSIVKHAVQNHGGEVRVWSQPGRGSTFTIRLPEAATVARPLLGETT, translated from the coding sequence ATGGACTCCACCTGGTTGGTGCTGCTGTCGCTGGCACTGGGCCTCTTGGTCGGCGCCGGGTTCGTCTGGCTGCTGCACATCGCCGCGCGCCGGGGCGATCACGCCGTGCAGGTCGTGAGCCCCACCGTGCCCGACGGTGTCGATCAGGTGCTGGATGCGCTGGAGTCGGCCGGCGTCGTCATCGATCCGTCGAACAATGTGATCAAGGCCTCGCCCGGGGCGCACGCGATCGGCCTCGTCTGGAACGGCGCCCTCGTGCATCCCCACCTCGTCGAGCTGGTGGATCGGGTGCGCCGCACGGGAGATCCGGTCACCGAAGACTGCGAACTCGCCCGCGGGCCGTTCGGCGACGCGAGCATCTACCTCAGTGTGCGCGTCGCCCGTCTCGGGTCGCGCTACATCCTGCTGCTGGCGGAGGACCGCACGGAGTCGTTCCGGCTGGAGACCGTGCGGCGGGATTTCGTGGCCAACATCAGTCACGAGCTGAAGACGCCGATCGGTGCGGTCGGGCTGCTCGCCGAGGCGCTCGACGGCGCCTCCGACGACCCGGATCAGGTGCGGCGGTTCGCTCATCGCCTCACCGAGGAGGCGCAGCGCCTCGCCCGCATCACGCAAGACATCATCGAGCTCAGCCGGCTGCAGGCGGCGGATGCGCTCAGCCACCCCGAACGCATCTCGGCGAACAAGGTGGTCACGGCCGCCCTCGACCAGAACCGGGTCGCTGCCGAGTCCCGTCACATCGAGCTCGCGATGCGCGGTGACAAATCCGCAGAAGTCATCGGCGACGAATCGCTGCTCGTCACCGCGGTGCACAACCTCGTCTCCAACGCCATCCAATACTCGCCCGATGACTCGCGCGTGGGCATCGGGGTGCGGTTGATCGACGGTGTCGTCGAGATCGCGATCACCGATCAGGGGGAGGGGATCCCCGAAGACGACCTCGACCGGGTCTTCGAACGGTTCTTCCGGGTGGACCAGGCCCGTTCCCGCCACACCGGAGGCACTGGTCTCGGCCTCTCGATCGTCAAGCACGCCGTGCAGAATCACGGCGGTGAGGTGCGCGTCTGGTCTCAGCCGGGCCGCGGCTCCACTTTCACCATCCGGCTTCCTGAAGCCGCGACCGTCGCCCGCCCCCTGTTAGGAGAAACCACGTGA
- the phoU gene encoding phosphate signaling complex protein PhoU, whose protein sequence is MREVFQQELREVQDRLVEIAELVVISIQNATQAFTKSDVSLAEEVIANDNKIDELTVLLDELSIQILARQQPVARDLRIVVSALRISASLERMGDMAEHIAQLARYRFPDKVVPKSLRSTFAEMGRLDVLIATKLAELLRTEDLNLAEEIRNEDDEIDKLHVSVFDKVLGETWKGEAVDTVDATLASRYHERFADHAVSIAKKVQYLGTGDWAPEPLAS, encoded by the coding sequence ATGCGCGAAGTATTCCAGCAGGAGCTGCGTGAAGTTCAGGATCGACTCGTCGAGATCGCCGAACTCGTCGTCATCTCCATCCAGAATGCGACGCAGGCGTTCACCAAATCCGATGTCAGCCTCGCCGAAGAGGTCATCGCCAACGACAACAAGATCGACGAGCTCACCGTGCTGCTCGACGAGTTGTCGATCCAGATCCTCGCCCGCCAGCAGCCGGTCGCCCGCGACCTGCGCATCGTGGTGAGCGCGCTGCGCATCAGCGCCTCGCTCGAGCGGATGGGTGACATGGCCGAGCACATCGCCCAGCTCGCCCGCTACCGCTTCCCCGACAAGGTCGTTCCGAAGAGCCTTCGCTCGACCTTCGCCGAGATGGGGCGCCTCGACGTGCTGATCGCCACCAAGCTGGCCGAGCTGTTGCGCACGGAGGACCTCAACCTCGCCGAAGAGATCCGCAACGAAGACGACGAAATCGACAAGCTGCACGTGAGCGTCTTCGACAAAGTGCTCGGCGAGACCTGGAAGGGCGAGGCCGTCGACACCGTCGACGCGACCCTCGCCTCGCGCTACCACGAGCGTTTCGCCGACCACGCCGTCTCCATCGCCAAAAAGGTCCAGTACCTCGGCACCGGAGACTGGGCCCCCGAACCCCTAGCTTCCTAA
- a CDS encoding phosphoglyceromutase, which produces MSAPYTLILLRHGNSVWNQQNLFTGWVDVRLSEQGVAEAKRAGELLADSGLHPDVLYTSVLTRAIQTANLALEVADRLWIDVKRSWRLNERHYGALQGLDKAETLEKYGPEQFQLWRRSFDVPPPVLDDDSEWSQAHDPRYAGLGADLPRTECLKDVIDRMLPFWESDITGDLAAGKTVLVTAHGNSLRALVKHLDGISDDDIAELNIPTGIPLVYRLDENFKPLDPAAYLDPEAAAAGAAAVAAQGKK; this is translated from the coding sequence ATGTCCGCGCCTTACACTCTGATCCTCCTCCGCCACGGCAACAGTGTGTGGAACCAGCAGAACCTGTTCACCGGCTGGGTCGATGTCCGACTCAGCGAGCAGGGCGTCGCCGAAGCGAAACGGGCGGGTGAACTGCTCGCCGACTCCGGCCTGCACCCCGATGTGCTGTACACCTCGGTGCTCACCCGTGCCATCCAGACTGCGAACCTCGCCCTCGAAGTGGCCGACCGGCTCTGGATCGACGTCAAGCGTTCGTGGCGGCTCAATGAGCGGCACTACGGCGCGCTGCAGGGGCTCGACAAGGCCGAGACGCTGGAGAAGTACGGCCCGGAGCAGTTCCAGCTGTGGCGTCGCTCGTTCGACGTTCCGCCGCCGGTGCTCGACGACGACAGCGAGTGGTCGCAGGCGCACGACCCGCGCTACGCCGGCCTCGGCGCCGACCTGCCGCGCACGGAGTGCCTCAAAGACGTGATCGACCGGATGCTGCCCTTCTGGGAGTCCGACATCACCGGTGACCTCGCGGCCGGCAAGACCGTGCTGGTCACCGCGCACGGCAACTCGCTGCGCGCTCTGGTCAAGCACCTCGACGGCATCTCGGATGACGACATCGCCGAACTGAACATCCCCACCGGTATCCCGCTGGTCTACCGACTTGACGAGAACTTCAAGCCGCTCGACCCGGCGGCCTACCTCGACCCGGAGGCCGCAGCCGCCGGCGCCGCCGCCGTCGCCGCCCAGGGCAAGAAATAG
- a CDS encoding class I SAM-dependent methyltransferase — MASRGIIGSVTRGTTNTNRLRRVDRWIATLPELRRTDDPLVVDLGYGASGVTAFELHRRLAKARPDAEVLGLEIEPGRVRTALDQLASVRAGGTAFAADARIGFALGGFEVPLPSGRLAAVIRALNVLRQYDEAQVVPSWRRLVARLQPGGVLVEGTCDEIGRVSSWVDVVADGPRSLTVSLRLSELESPSIVAERLPKVLIHRNVPGEPVHELMLELDRLWRIHAPLAAYGPSQRWIAVAQGLRDAGWPVRGGRSRWRLGELSVAWPAVAPTDFSW; from the coding sequence ATGGCTTCGCGAGGCATCATCGGCTCCGTCACCCGGGGGACGACGAACACCAATCGGCTGCGCCGCGTCGACCGCTGGATCGCGACCCTGCCGGAGCTGCGCCGAACCGACGATCCGCTCGTCGTCGACCTGGGGTACGGCGCCAGCGGCGTCACCGCGTTCGAGCTGCACCGCCGCTTGGCGAAGGCACGACCGGATGCGGAGGTGCTCGGCCTCGAGATCGAGCCAGGCCGGGTGCGCACCGCGCTCGACCAGCTCGCATCCGTGCGCGCCGGCGGCACCGCGTTCGCCGCCGACGCCCGCATCGGCTTCGCGCTCGGCGGGTTCGAGGTGCCGTTGCCGAGCGGGCGCCTCGCCGCGGTCATCCGGGCGCTCAATGTGCTGCGGCAGTACGACGAGGCGCAGGTCGTTCCGTCGTGGCGGCGTCTGGTCGCCCGTCTGCAGCCCGGGGGTGTGCTGGTGGAGGGCACGTGCGACGAGATCGGCCGCGTCTCCAGCTGGGTCGATGTGGTGGCCGACGGCCCTCGCAGCCTCACGGTCTCACTGCGCCTCAGCGAGCTCGAATCCCCCTCGATCGTGGCCGAGCGGCTGCCGAAGGTTCTCATCCACCGCAATGTGCCGGGCGAGCCCGTGCACGAGCTGATGCTGGAGCTCGATCGGTTGTGGCGCATCCACGCCCCTCTTGCCGCCTACGGCCCTTCACAGCGGTGGATCGCTGTGGCTCAGGGCCTCCGCGACGCCGGCTGGCCGGTGCGCGGCGGGCGCTCGCGCTGGCGGCTCGGCGAGCTCTCCGTCGCCTGGCCGGCCGTCGCCCCCACCGACTTCAGCTGGTAG
- the ygfZ gene encoding CAF17-like 4Fe-4S cluster assembly/insertion protein YgfZ, with product MTSPFLTLPGAVGAEALAGALASADHDVPAHYGNPLGEQRALAEGRAIVDLSDRSVLSVTGPDRLSWLNSLTSQSLTGLRPGESTETLLLDVTGRLEYAARVVDDGETVWLLLERDEAPGLLAWLERMRFMLRVELADRTADLATIGTLGDPALPIAAPAGVPLIWHDPWHAVSPGGHQYAQGEHPGAEWSWSERLVPREALPSLVGRVTAGEFPVAGVLAVEALRIAAWRPRFATEVDEKTIPHELDWLRTAVHLSKGCYRGQETVAKVHNLGHPPRRLVMLHLDGSEGAHPVRGAVVSLEGREVGLVTSSALHYELGPIALAVVKRSTDPAAILSVDADGTAVSAAQEIVVPPEAGAEANVPRLPRLGAVRR from the coding sequence ATGACCTCCCCGTTCCTGACCCTGCCCGGTGCCGTCGGCGCCGAGGCGCTCGCCGGCGCTCTCGCATCCGCTGACCATGACGTTCCGGCCCATTACGGCAATCCGCTGGGGGAACAGCGCGCGCTCGCCGAAGGGCGGGCGATCGTCGACCTCTCCGACCGGTCGGTGCTCAGCGTCACCGGGCCGGACAGGCTCAGCTGGCTCAACTCCCTCACCAGCCAGAGTCTGACCGGGCTGCGGCCGGGGGAGTCCACCGAGACCCTGCTGCTCGACGTGACCGGTCGTCTCGAGTACGCGGCCCGCGTTGTGGACGACGGCGAGACGGTCTGGCTCCTGCTCGAACGGGACGAAGCGCCCGGCCTGCTCGCCTGGCTCGAACGGATGCGCTTCATGCTGCGGGTCGAACTCGCCGACCGCACCGCCGACCTCGCCACCATCGGAACGCTCGGCGACCCGGCGCTGCCGATCGCCGCGCCCGCCGGCGTGCCCCTCATCTGGCACGACCCTTGGCACGCGGTCTCCCCGGGCGGCCACCAATATGCGCAGGGGGAGCATCCGGGCGCGGAGTGGTCGTGGAGTGAACGACTCGTGCCGAGGGAAGCGCTGCCTTCGCTCGTCGGCCGCGTCACCGCAGGCGAGTTCCCCGTTGCGGGAGTGCTCGCCGTCGAAGCGCTCCGCATCGCGGCCTGGCGGCCCCGATTCGCCACCGAGGTGGACGAGAAGACGATCCCGCACGAGCTCGACTGGCTCCGCACCGCCGTGCACCTCAGCAAAGGGTGCTATCGCGGGCAGGAGACCGTGGCGAAGGTGCACAACCTGGGGCATCCGCCGCGCCGCCTCGTGATGCTCCACCTGGACGGGTCGGAGGGCGCGCATCCCGTGCGTGGCGCCGTCGTCTCGCTCGAGGGCCGCGAGGTCGGCCTCGTCACCTCGAGCGCATTGCACTACGAACTCGGTCCGATCGCGCTCGCGGTCGTGAAGCGCTCCACCGACCCGGCGGCGATCCTCTCCGTCGACGCCGACGGCACTGCGGTGTCGGCCGCTCAGGAGATCGTCGTTCCACCGGAGGCCGGCGCCGAGGCCAATGTGCCGCGCCTGCCGCGCCTCGGCGCCGTGCGCCGCTGA
- a CDS encoding FABP family protein, with the protein MIEIPTDLPAELVPLSWLLGVWEGTGVIDYAVGDDHTQQEFGQRVSFSHDGLPYLNYTSFTWLLDEKQTPLAAETGYWRLSRKLIEGDTGPGMLPGAGAQPFTTAQSVEALRNSHGAFDLDVSIVHPDGVSELYLGQVAGPRIDLATDAVVRTAGAKEYTAATRLYGLVENHLLWAWDIAALGQELRTHASARLAKAD; encoded by the coding sequence GTGATCGAGATCCCCACCGACCTTCCGGCCGAACTCGTGCCGCTCTCCTGGCTCCTCGGGGTCTGGGAGGGCACAGGCGTGATCGACTACGCCGTCGGTGACGACCACACCCAGCAGGAGTTCGGGCAGCGCGTGAGCTTCAGCCACGACGGACTGCCCTACCTCAACTACACCTCGTTCACCTGGCTGCTCGACGAGAAGCAGACGCCGCTCGCCGCCGAGACCGGCTACTGGCGGCTCAGTCGCAAACTGATCGAGGGCGACACCGGCCCTGGGATGCTGCCGGGCGCAGGCGCCCAGCCGTTCACGACGGCCCAATCGGTCGAGGCCCTGCGCAACTCGCACGGTGCGTTCGACCTCGACGTCTCGATCGTGCACCCCGACGGCGTGAGCGAGCTCTACCTCGGGCAGGTGGCGGGCCCGCGCATCGATCTGGCGACGGATGCGGTGGTCCGCACCGCGGGAGCAAAAGAGTACACCGCCGCCACCCGCCTGTACGGCCTCGTTGAGAACCACCTGCTCTGGGCCTGGGACATCGCGGCTCTCGGCCAGGAGCTTCGCACGCACGCCTCCGCCCGCCTCGCGAAAGCCGATTGA